Proteins encoded in a region of the Isosphaeraceae bacterium EP7 genome:
- a CDS encoding sugar phosphate isomerase/epimerase family protein has translation MSGNRWSRRSFLGTMAAGGLALGTGVRPAFALAGGQPKPGKIGDFKISLAEWSLHKALREKDAKITNLDFPRIARDEYGIEGVEYVNQFFKDKAHDAAYLKDLNKRAADNGVTNVLIMIDGEGDLSLADAAKRNQAVENHKKWVDAAATLGCHAIRINTGSNYGPDKTDDAAAGCSAVAEYGAKHKIHIICENHGGPSSDPDSLIALVKAVNNPMFGTLPDFGNFPKHKNNNTYAIDVYDAIARLMPYAKGVSAKSYDFASDGTESNLDFARILKIVTDSGYNGWVGIEYEGSRLTEPEGIRATKKLLEKLRGADYRG, from the coding sequence ATGAGCGGCAATCGTTGGAGTCGCAGGTCGTTTCTCGGGACGATGGCCGCCGGCGGCCTGGCCCTCGGCACCGGCGTCCGGCCGGCATTCGCGCTGGCCGGCGGCCAGCCCAAGCCGGGCAAGATCGGCGACTTCAAGATCTCGCTGGCTGAGTGGTCGCTGCACAAGGCCCTCCGCGAGAAAGACGCCAAGATCACCAACCTCGACTTCCCGCGCATCGCACGCGACGAATACGGCATCGAGGGCGTCGAATACGTCAATCAGTTCTTCAAGGACAAGGCCCACGACGCGGCCTACCTGAAGGACCTCAACAAGCGGGCCGCCGATAACGGGGTCACCAACGTCCTCATCATGATCGACGGCGAAGGGGACCTCAGCCTCGCCGACGCCGCCAAGCGCAACCAGGCCGTCGAGAACCACAAGAAGTGGGTCGACGCCGCCGCCACTCTCGGTTGCCATGCCATCCGCATCAACACCGGCAGCAACTACGGCCCCGACAAGACCGACGACGCCGCGGCCGGCTGCTCGGCCGTGGCCGAGTACGGCGCCAAGCACAAGATCCACATCATCTGCGAGAACCACGGCGGGCCGTCCAGCGACCCCGACTCGCTGATCGCGCTGGTCAAGGCCGTCAACAATCCGATGTTCGGCACCCTGCCCGACTTCGGCAACTTCCCCAAGCATAAGAATAACAACACCTACGCGATCGATGTGTATGACGCGATCGCGAGGCTGATGCCCTACGCAAAGGGGGTCTCCGCCAAGAGCTACGACTTCGCCTCCGACGGCACCGAGTCGAACCTCGACTTCGCCCGGATCCTCAAGATCGTCACCGATTCCGGCTACAACGGCTGGGTCGGCATCGAGTACGAGGGCAGTCGCCTGACCGAGCCCGAGGGCATCCGCGCCACCAAGAAGCTGCTCGAAAAGCTGAGGGGCGCGGATTACCGGGGCTGA
- a CDS encoding glycosyltransferase: MEPVGTHIVVLNYNGRELLAECLPSIALAAARAPVSCPITVLDNGSTDDSLAYLAENWPAVRVVSEPNAGLASFNTLLGRLTERTVLLLNNDVKLASDAIQPLLDELYANPDALFAAPLCWDFAGEACEGMRTKVGMRYGLIRGLCRFPGHESGLDSPDLTASAGPVLAVDRLKFLALGGYDRIYFPGRIEDLDLGFRGWMAGWTGRYVPGSVAYHRGFGSFGPAFGVGGCDRLAMRNSLLFAWKNLGLKRLAGHLAWLPARLTYATVRGQTTPWLALAGALRRLPAAVRGRRALGVGKAGWSAREDAFFERFDWTKDAPTTRAA; the protein is encoded by the coding sequence ATGGAGCCCGTGGGTACGCACATCGTCGTGCTGAATTACAACGGCCGCGAACTGCTGGCCGAATGCCTCCCGTCGATCGCGCTGGCCGCCGCCAGGGCGCCGGTCTCCTGCCCCATCACGGTGCTGGACAACGGCTCGACGGACGACTCGCTCGCCTACCTGGCCGAGAACTGGCCCGCCGTGCGCGTCGTCAGCGAGCCGAATGCGGGCCTGGCCTCCTTCAATACGTTGCTCGGCCGCCTGACAGAGCGCACGGTCCTGCTGCTGAACAACGACGTCAAGCTCGCCTCGGACGCAATCCAGCCGCTTCTGGACGAGCTTTACGCGAATCCGGACGCCCTGTTCGCCGCCCCGCTTTGCTGGGACTTCGCCGGCGAGGCGTGCGAGGGGATGCGGACTAAAGTCGGCATGCGGTACGGCCTGATCCGGGGCCTCTGCCGGTTCCCCGGCCATGAGTCGGGGCTCGATTCGCCCGACCTCACGGCCTCGGCCGGGCCGGTGCTAGCGGTCGATCGGCTCAAGTTCCTGGCACTCGGCGGCTACGACCGGATCTATTTCCCGGGCCGGATCGAGGACCTCGACCTCGGCTTCCGCGGCTGGATGGCCGGCTGGACCGGGAGGTACGTCCCCGGCTCGGTCGCCTATCACCGTGGCTTCGGCTCGTTCGGTCCGGCCTTCGGGGTCGGAGGCTGCGACCGCCTGGCGATGCGCAACAGCCTGCTCTTCGCCTGGAAAAACCTGGGCCTCAAGCGACTGGCGGGGCACCTCGCCTGGCTCCCCGCGCGGCTGACCTACGCGACCGTACGCGGCCAGACGACCCCCTGGCTTGCCCTGGCCGGAGCGCTGCGTCGACTTCCTGCGGCCGTCCGTGGTCGCAGGGCGCTGGGAGTGGGCAAGGCGGGGTGGTCCGCGCGAGAAGACGCGTTCTTCGAGAGGTTTGACTGGACGAAGGACGCCCCGACAACTCGCGCCGCCTGA
- a CDS encoding CDP-alcohol phosphatidyltransferase family protein: protein MARPALVIDARPRGPEGPIALALVQGRPVLAHLVELANTLDEVAVAVHARPDEQASFGAVLDRRSDRFLFRTGPPPEGAAILRADRVYDAARLRKTLRRGGDPEQAVVWRLDGAPALRAVDDELNRRATYQPLGSYWAIGPARFLAQRLCPTHIRPNAVTLASASLMMAGSATLVLAPATLPIRLAIAGAFALALVLDTADGHLARLQGTTSDFGRWLDSTLDEWSDMALHAAIAWSAYARDGRPEWLAVGIAYAMGKYLYMVGVRAWEPAEESEAPNQAAVPSGLARWLVRAMGHADLRWHAWILLAAVGRLDVALAVYAVYFPLRAAAGLVGKGVRHA from the coding sequence ATGGCCCGACCCGCACTGGTCATCGACGCACGCCCACGCGGGCCCGAGGGGCCCATCGCGCTGGCCCTGGTGCAGGGCCGGCCGGTGCTGGCTCATCTCGTGGAGTTGGCAAACACCCTCGACGAAGTGGCCGTCGCCGTCCATGCCCGGCCCGACGAGCAGGCGAGCTTCGGCGCCGTCCTGGACCGCCGCTCCGATCGCTTCCTCTTCCGCACTGGCCCGCCCCCCGAGGGCGCGGCGATTCTGCGTGCCGACCGCGTCTACGACGCCGCAAGGCTTCGGAAAACGCTCCGACGCGGCGGCGACCCTGAGCAGGCCGTGGTCTGGAGGCTGGATGGTGCGCCCGCCTTGCGGGCCGTCGATGATGAGCTGAACCGACGTGCGACTTACCAGCCGCTCGGATCCTACTGGGCGATCGGCCCGGCCCGGTTCCTCGCTCAGCGGCTTTGCCCGACCCATATCCGGCCGAACGCGGTCACGCTCGCCTCGGCAAGCCTGATGATGGCCGGATCGGCCACTCTGGTGCTCGCCCCGGCCACCCTACCCATCCGGCTCGCCATCGCCGGTGCCTTCGCCCTGGCCCTGGTTCTGGACACCGCCGACGGCCATCTCGCCCGCTTGCAGGGGACGACCAGCGACTTCGGCCGCTGGCTCGACTCGACGCTCGACGAGTGGTCCGACATGGCTCTCCACGCCGCGATCGCCTGGTCGGCCTACGCCCGAGACGGACGGCCCGAGTGGCTGGCGGTCGGGATCGCCTACGCGATGGGCAAGTATCTGTACATGGTTGGCGTCCGTGCCTGGGAGCCCGCCGAGGAGTCCGAGGCGCCGAACCAGGCCGCCGTGCCGTCGGGGCTCGCCCGGTGGCTGGTCCGGGCGATGGGCCATGCCGACCTGCGTTGGCACGCCTGGATCCTCCTGGCCGCGGTGGGCCGGCTGGATGTCGCCCTCGCGGTCTACGCGGTTTACTTCCCTCTCAGGGCCGCCGCCGGGCTGGTTGGCAAGGGGGTGCGACATGCCTGA
- a CDS encoding glycosyltransferase family 2 protein: protein MPEPRLSALILAKNEALNLPGCLASVQWADEVVVVVDDASRDRTEEIARRGADRVAVRPFDDFAAQRNAALDLATGDWVLAVDADERVTPDLAAEIRRVIDPKSAPACGYRVPIKSVILGRRFSHSGTQHDRPLRLFRRDAGRWTGAVHETVDLAGEAGQLGNHLTHSTIPDMQTFLHKINLYTTLEAEKFRREGRETGAVDLAARPVWTFLKLYLGKQGFRDGLEGFTFCALSGLSVAVRHWKHRELTRAGRAA, encoded by the coding sequence ATGCCTGAGCCGCGACTTTCCGCCCTAATCCTGGCCAAGAACGAGGCCCTAAACCTGCCCGGATGCCTGGCCTCGGTGCAGTGGGCCGACGAGGTGGTCGTCGTCGTCGACGATGCGAGTCGCGACCGAACCGAGGAAATCGCCCGGCGGGGTGCCGACCGAGTCGCCGTCCGCCCGTTCGACGACTTCGCCGCCCAGCGTAACGCCGCGCTCGACCTGGCCACCGGCGACTGGGTCCTCGCGGTCGACGCCGACGAGCGGGTCACCCCCGACCTCGCCGCCGAGATCCGCCGTGTCATCGACCCGAAGTCCGCCCCCGCATGCGGCTACCGCGTGCCCATCAAGAGCGTGATCCTGGGCCGTCGCTTCTCGCACTCGGGCACCCAGCACGACCGCCCCCTGCGCCTCTTCCGTCGCGACGCGGGCCGATGGACCGGCGCCGTGCACGAGACGGTCGACCTGGCCGGCGAGGCCGGACAGCTCGGGAACCACCTGACGCACAGCACGATCCCAGACATGCAGACATTCCTGCACAAGATCAATCTCTATACGACGCTCGAGGCGGAGAAGTTCCGCCGCGAGGGTCGAGAGACCGGCGCGGTCGACCTCGCGGCCCGCCCGGTCTGGACGTTCCTCAAGCTCTACCTCGGCAAGCAGGGGTTCCGCGACGGCCTGGAAGGCTTCACCTTCTGCGCCCTTTCCGGCCTGTCGGTCGCCGTCCGCCACTGGAAGCATCGCGAGCTGACGCGAGCCGGGAGGGCGGCATGA
- a CDS encoding class I SAM-dependent methyltransferase: MTALHEAGVALSFNRHAARFKRQVDADDVRLRAVIDALGPLVGRTILDLGCGKGRFAARLTEAGAFIVGLDVSPEMLAEGSGARTLGSARRLPFADASFDGVFAIEVLQHVHPSHLDEVLSEARRVLAPGGRLAIVDKNAAALDANRPWLPALAVKWIDVRRGRWMYPARGPLRERWFLASRMMALLSRRQFKGVEATPILSPREAGRAIFRILPHARSLILWTAHAPGGLND, translated from the coding sequence ATGACGGCCCTGCACGAGGCGGGCGTGGCCCTCAGCTTCAACCGTCACGCGGCCCGCTTCAAGCGCCAGGTCGACGCGGATGACGTCCGCCTCCGCGCGGTGATCGATGCGCTCGGGCCGCTCGTAGGGCGGACGATCCTCGATCTCGGCTGCGGCAAAGGGCGGTTCGCCGCCAGGCTGACCGAGGCCGGGGCGTTCATCGTCGGGCTCGATGTCTCGCCCGAGATGCTCGCCGAAGGGTCCGGCGCACGGACGCTCGGCTCGGCCCGACGCCTGCCATTCGCCGATGCGTCGTTCGATGGAGTCTTCGCCATCGAGGTCCTTCAGCACGTCCACCCATCGCATCTCGACGAGGTCCTGTCCGAAGCCCGGCGGGTCCTCGCACCAGGCGGACGGTTGGCCATCGTCGACAAGAACGCCGCGGCTCTCGACGCGAATCGACCCTGGTTGCCGGCCCTGGCGGTGAAGTGGATCGATGTGCGTCGAGGTCGCTGGATGTACCCGGCCCGCGGCCCGCTTAGGGAACGCTGGTTCCTCGCCAGCCGCATGATGGCCCTCCTCTCTCGCCGCCAGTTCAAAGGGGTCGAGGCCACGCCGATCCTCTCGCCTCGCGAGGCCGGTCGGGCCATCTTCCGCATACTCCCGCATGCCCGCTCGTTGATCCTCTGGACGGCGCACGCGCCGGGGGGGCTGAATGACTGA
- a CDS encoding glycosyltransferase family 4 protein, with protein MSTLARVERAPKILGNDWPAHRVEGPMVPGSVLVHAPSSAFQAPGGGENQLVQTARQLERRGLVVRPFNPWLDRVEDSRLLHLFGMSREGLELARVARARRVPVVLSPICWFEPAALRALASSPLRGWLDVSKLAARRFLPGLPDWRRELLAISDAILPNSKAEADQVTRLFGVDRSRIQIVPNGVDARFAQSSPRAFHEWAGVDDFVLYVGRIEPRKNVLGLARCLRAMGRRLVVIGEAPHWARDYEQTCRREAGELATWLPRIGHDDPRLASAYAAARVVALVSWFETPGLAALEGAMAGRPVVVTPYGSAPEYFGGLVRYARPDRPSEIAGAIDEAWDAGPQPGLARQIGGRFSWSVVARLTAEAYDQVGA; from the coding sequence GTGAGCACCCTCGCCCGCGTGGAGCGGGCCCCGAAGATCCTCGGGAACGACTGGCCCGCTCATCGGGTCGAGGGCCCGATGGTGCCGGGCTCGGTGCTGGTCCACGCTCCGTCGTCGGCCTTCCAGGCCCCGGGCGGCGGCGAGAATCAGCTCGTCCAGACGGCCCGGCAATTGGAACGGCGCGGGCTCGTGGTCAGGCCGTTCAACCCCTGGCTCGACCGGGTCGAAGACTCAAGGCTGCTTCATCTCTTCGGCATGTCGCGCGAGGGCCTGGAACTCGCCCGGGTGGCCAGGGCGCGTCGAGTCCCGGTGGTCCTCTCGCCGATCTGCTGGTTCGAGCCGGCCGCCCTCCGGGCGCTGGCATCGAGCCCCTTGCGGGGTTGGCTGGATGTGTCGAAGCTGGCCGCGCGCCGGTTTCTCCCCGGCCTGCCCGACTGGCGCCGCGAACTTCTCGCGATCTCCGATGCGATCCTGCCCAACTCGAAGGCCGAAGCCGATCAGGTTACCCGCCTCTTCGGCGTCGATCGGTCTAGGATCCAAATCGTGCCCAACGGGGTCGACGCGCGATTCGCGCAATCTAGTCCGCGGGCCTTCCATGAATGGGCGGGGGTCGACGACTTCGTCCTCTACGTCGGCCGGATCGAGCCGAGGAAAAACGTCCTCGGCCTAGCCCGCTGCCTCAGGGCGATGGGCCGTCGTCTGGTCGTCATCGGCGAGGCACCGCACTGGGCCCGTGACTACGAGCAGACCTGCCGACGAGAAGCCGGCGAGCTTGCGACCTGGCTTCCGCGCATCGGCCACGACGACCCGCGGCTGGCCTCGGCCTATGCCGCGGCGCGCGTCGTCGCGCTGGTGAGCTGGTTCGAGACGCCCGGGCTCGCGGCCCTGGAAGGCGCGATGGCGGGGCGACCCGTGGTGGTGACTCCTTATGGAAGTGCCCCCGAATATTTCGGCGGGCTCGTCCGCTATGCGCGCCCCGACAGGCCTTCGGAAATCGCCGGTGCGATCGACGAGGCATGGGATGCGGGTCCTCAACCAGGCCTCGCTCGCCAGATCGGCGGTCGTTTCAGCTGGTCGGTCGTGGCACGACTCACGGCGGAGGCCTATGATCAGGTCGGCGCTTGA
- a CDS encoding glycosyltransferase family 9 protein, protein MIRSALEPRPVVLGRYRYSKWRWRILVRAFDAAGSMALRGWRTVRPAPIAPEPRRILVVQLDHMGDAVLSSPMFPRLKAAFPGATIDVLASPSNREVFEADPHVDRVLLAERNWFERRRGHWSLGQAVWTLGRSLRGEKYDLGIDVRGDILTVLVLTLAGIPRRAGWAMGGGGFLLTDVADWVPGRHEVRSRLALLDAIGIAVDDPARVHVYPSDTDRARVARMLNETWSGGSRRSALSRGLAQVGRTARVLAGVGRRDDGASYRDDEVDLDADSLHAGRFGEPSPLLAVHVGAGTAAKRWPRRYWAALVARFLDEGWRVVVIGGPDDTETAEAMEPHDLLADWVGRMSLTETSALLERADLFIGTDSGPAHLAACAGVPSVVLFSGTNRHAQWRPWSRRTLVLRKRTGCGPCHQKVCPVPGHPCMSRLTPDRVHRAACRWWSRLHRSESPHAPV, encoded by the coding sequence ATGATCAGGTCGGCGCTTGAACCCAGGCCTGTGGTGCTCGGTCGCTACCGCTACAGCAAGTGGCGGTGGCGCATCCTGGTACGTGCCTTCGACGCCGCGGGCTCAATGGCCCTGCGCGGCTGGAGGACCGTCCGCCCCGCGCCGATAGCCCCCGAGCCCCGCCGGATCCTGGTGGTCCAGCTAGACCACATGGGGGACGCGGTGCTCAGCAGCCCAATGTTCCCCAGGCTCAAGGCGGCCTTCCCTGGCGCAACCATCGACGTGCTCGCCTCGCCCAGCAATCGCGAGGTCTTCGAGGCCGATCCGCACGTCGACCGAGTGCTCCTGGCCGAGCGCAACTGGTTCGAGCGGAGACGCGGACATTGGTCGCTGGGCCAGGCCGTCTGGACCCTCGGGCGTTCGCTCAGGGGCGAGAAATACGACCTCGGCATCGATGTTCGCGGGGATATCCTGACCGTCCTGGTCCTCACCCTGGCGGGCATCCCGCGCCGCGCGGGCTGGGCGATGGGCGGAGGCGGATTCCTGCTCACCGACGTGGCCGATTGGGTGCCCGGTCGGCACGAAGTTCGATCGAGGTTGGCCCTGCTCGATGCGATCGGGATCGCCGTCGACGACCCGGCGCGGGTCCACGTCTATCCCAGCGACACCGACCGAGCGCGGGTCGCGCGGATGCTCAATGAGACGTGGAGCGGCGGGTCGAGGCGGTCGGCCTTGAGTCGAGGCCTGGCCCAGGTCGGCCGCACGGCCAGGGTGCTCGCCGGGGTCGGCCGGCGCGATGATGGGGCGTCGTACAGGGACGACGAAGTCGACCTGGACGCCGATTCTCTACACGCAGGGCGGTTCGGCGAACCCTCGCCGCTGCTCGCGGTGCACGTCGGAGCGGGGACGGCCGCCAAGCGCTGGCCGCGTCGGTACTGGGCGGCCCTGGTCGCCCGGTTCCTCGACGAAGGGTGGCGCGTGGTGGTCATCGGCGGACCCGACGATACCGAGACGGCCGAAGCGATGGAACCGCACGATCTGCTGGCCGACTGGGTCGGCAGGATGTCGCTGACGGAGACCTCCGCGCTGTTGGAACGTGCTGATCTGTTCATCGGCACCGACAGCGGCCCGGCCCACCTGGCCGCCTGCGCTGGAGTCCCCTCGGTGGTCCTCTTCAGCGGGACGAACCGGCACGCGCAGTGGCGTCCCTGGTCGCGGCGGACCCTGGTCTTGCGGAAGCGAACGGGCTGCGGCCCGTGCCATCAGAAAGTCTGCCCGGTGCCGGGTCATCCCTGCATGTCCAGGCTCACCCCCGACCGGGTTCATCGCGCGGCCTGCCGCTGGTGGTCGAGGCTCCACCGATCGGAGTCGCCGCATGCACCGGTCTGA
- a CDS encoding DUF1080 domain-containing protein, giving the protein MLVACLLLSSALVAADPSPPPGFIALFNGKDLENWKNEGKAKGHWTVKDGVLHYDGKGDSLLTAKDYGDVEFFVDWKIGPKADSGIYLRGKPQVQIWDDPVGSGGLYNNKVNRSTPLKVVDKPVGEWNTFRIIMKGDKVTVYLNGTLVTDNTTLENWPDYKGPVPAKGTIELQHHGNPLEFRNIYLKEL; this is encoded by the coding sequence ATGCTCGTCGCCTGCCTGCTGCTGAGCTCAGCCCTCGTCGCCGCCGACCCATCGCCGCCGCCCGGTTTTATTGCCCTCTTCAATGGCAAGGACCTGGAAAACTGGAAGAACGAGGGGAAGGCCAAGGGCCACTGGACCGTCAAGGACGGCGTTCTCCATTACGACGGCAAGGGTGACAGCCTGCTCACCGCCAAGGATTACGGCGACGTCGAGTTCTTCGTCGACTGGAAGATCGGGCCTAAGGCCGACTCGGGCATCTATCTCCGCGGCAAGCCCCAGGTGCAGATCTGGGACGACCCGGTCGGCTCGGGCGGCCTCTACAACAACAAGGTCAACCGGAGCACACCGCTGAAGGTGGTCGACAAGCCGGTGGGCGAGTGGAACACCTTCCGGATCATCATGAAGGGCGACAAGGTCACGGTCTATCTCAACGGGACGCTCGTCACTGACAACACGACCCTGGAAAATTGGCCCGACTACAAGGGGCCCGTCCCAGCCAAGGGGACCATTGAGTTGCAGCACCACGGCAACCCGCTCGAGTTCCGCAATATTTACCTGAAAGAACTCTGA
- a CDS encoding gamma-glutamyl-gamma-aminobutyrate hydrolase family protein: MKDRPLIGINTDYRAAVKGRAPQTMVHSGYYDSILSAGAIPILLPPLTKEQDLGPILDRLDGVLLTGGDDLDPKKMNLGFHPSVTMMNERRENSDRLLCRLVQERKLPVLAIGVGMQELNVCNGGGIYLHLPEDLPKAIPHRDPQGGPHRHTVVMEPGTRMEEIYGPGEIRVNSYHHQGIRKLAPNFVVAALAPDGLVEAYEGRDPGWWVVGVQWHPENEGTISLDTQLIESFVAASSNSHASPKLAKVG; encoded by the coding sequence ATGAAGGACCGGCCTCTCATCGGGATCAACACCGACTACCGCGCGGCCGTCAAGGGTCGCGCCCCGCAGACGATGGTGCACAGCGGATACTATGACAGTATCCTCTCCGCAGGCGCCATCCCCATCCTGCTGCCGCCGCTCACGAAAGAACAGGACCTCGGGCCGATCCTCGACAGGCTCGACGGCGTGCTGCTCACCGGCGGCGACGACCTCGACCCCAAGAAGATGAACCTGGGCTTCCACCCGTCCGTCACCATGATGAACGAGCGGCGCGAGAACAGCGACCGCCTGCTCTGTCGACTGGTCCAGGAGCGCAAGCTCCCCGTGCTGGCCATCGGCGTGGGGATGCAGGAGCTGAACGTCTGCAACGGCGGCGGCATCTACTTGCACCTGCCCGAAGACCTGCCCAAGGCCATCCCGCACCGCGACCCCCAAGGGGGCCCGCATCGTCACACCGTCGTGATGGAGCCGGGCACGCGGATGGAAGAGATCTACGGGCCGGGCGAGATCCGGGTCAACAGCTACCACCACCAGGGCATCCGCAAGCTCGCCCCCAACTTCGTCGTCGCCGCGCTCGCCCCCGACGGGCTCGTCGAGGCCTACGAAGGTCGCGACCCGGGCTGGTGGGTCGTCGGCGTCCAGTGGCACCCCGAGAACGAGGGGACCATCTCGCTGGACACCCAGCTCATCGAATCATTCGTCGCCGCCTCGTCGAATTCTCACGCCAGCCCGAAGCTCGCCAAGGTCGGCTGA
- a CDS encoding N(4)-(beta-N-acetylglucosaminyl)-L-asparaginase — MAEPLNRRTFLTLNAAAGLGASASFGASRPKPPGQRRPIVVSSGNGLRAVEKAMEQIRAGADPLDAAIAGVAIVEADPEDHTVGYGGIPNEDGVVELDAAVMHGPTHSAGAVASLRNIKHPAAVARLVMKRTDHCLLVGEGALRFAKAHGFPEEDLLTDDARKIWLYWKETNGKDDDRFPPPDDELDDAVRTEFGIRKPGTIHCSALDTHGNLGCVTTTSGLYFKIPGRVGDSPILGAGLYLDNEVGSAGSTGRGEANLLNLSSHTIVESLRAGRAPQDAVLDACKRVVATNKLDRLRDKKGRPNFQVKFYCVTKDGKYAGASLWAGEKMALHDGDSARLVECTPLYDELPPA, encoded by the coding sequence ATGGCCGAGCCGCTCAATCGCAGGACCTTCCTCACCTTGAACGCCGCGGCAGGCCTGGGAGCCTCCGCCTCGTTTGGCGCCTCGCGGCCCAAGCCTCCGGGCCAGCGACGGCCGATCGTCGTCAGCAGCGGCAATGGCCTGAGGGCCGTCGAGAAGGCGATGGAGCAGATCCGCGCCGGGGCCGACCCGCTCGACGCCGCGATCGCCGGGGTCGCCATCGTCGAGGCCGACCCCGAGGACCACACCGTCGGCTACGGCGGCATTCCCAACGAAGACGGCGTCGTCGAGCTGGACGCCGCGGTGATGCACGGGCCGACTCATTCGGCCGGCGCGGTGGCCTCGCTCCGCAACATCAAGCACCCCGCCGCGGTGGCCCGCCTGGTGATGAAGCGCACCGACCATTGCCTGCTCGTGGGCGAGGGCGCGCTCCGGTTCGCCAAGGCGCACGGGTTCCCCGAGGAGGACCTGCTGACCGACGACGCCCGCAAGATCTGGCTCTACTGGAAGGAGACCAACGGCAAGGACGACGACCGATTCCCCCCGCCCGACGACGAGCTGGACGACGCGGTGCGCACCGAGTTCGGCATCCGCAAGCCGGGCACGATCCACTGCTCGGCGCTCGACACGCACGGCAACCTCGGCTGCGTGACGACCACGTCGGGCCTCTACTTCAAGATCCCCGGACGGGTGGGCGACTCGCCGATTCTGGGCGCGGGGCTCTACCTCGACAACGAGGTGGGCTCGGCCGGCTCGACCGGTCGGGGCGAGGCCAACCTCCTGAACCTGTCGAGCCACACCATCGTCGAATCCTTGCGCGCCGGGCGGGCGCCCCAGGACGCGGTTCTCGATGCCTGCAAGCGGGTGGTGGCGACGAACAAGCTCGATCGGCTGCGAGACAAGAAGGGCCGGCCCAACTTCCAGGTGAAGTTCTACTGCGTCACCAAGGACGGCAAGTACGCCGGCGCCAGCCTCTGGGCGGGCGAGAAGATGGCGCTCCATGACGGCGACTCCGCCCGCCTCGTCGAGTGCACCCCGTTGTACGACGAACTGCCTCCGGCCTGA